CCAGCTTTTGGCCTGTGACGGTATATATCATTGCCAGCCTAATTTATTTGTTCAATGAAGTCGAAATGCCTTTGTTATTTGCTTGAACTTGTAGAAGAGGTTGCGACAAGTTGCACTTGAGTTTGTTTTGCCTTCCGGAACATTTTTGTgttgcatttgaatttaaattttgtttgccCGTATGCATACAATGCTGTTCCAGTCAATGCATTAATGTAGCATTGTTGTTTGGGTAGAGTAAATTAATGAATGTGGTTTGCGTACTTAATTGCAACCTTATCATCTCGCATAATGAACAACGTTCAACGCCAAACCGATACCATCCATTTTTGTATTTGGAAAACTCGCCTGCTAATCAGCATGCTTACACGATGGACCGCTACCTTTATATGTATCTTTGTATATTTTGGAGCATTGCGGTTCCAGTGAGTTcgcctttccttttcttttttttttttcctgttgaaGAGCTTCTTTCTAGTgttattatatacttatatgtATCTTCGTATATTTTTGTAAGAAATGCTTACTTGTATATCTAGTGTTGAGATGTATAtctattttaagtttttactatttattattttaaacatGAAAGAGATTGATAAGATTAGTGTGAAAAAGTTGGTTCTCGGACAGTGATATCGTGAAAGAAAAATGCACCCAGAAGTTGATGTATGTATAGCGTTGCTTAAAGTCGTGTATAGGGACCCCAAAATCATTGTAGTTAAGATATGAAATGTTAATCATTTTATTGTTCTTGTTGTATTTGAGATTCAAAATACTGTTTTTATAAGTTGTTGATATACTGACATAAATAATATTGAAGTATTCaaagcattattattattattattattattattattattattatttttgagagataagtagcacgttatccgttttgtttattttatttaaaaataaatttagctgaaaatatgaatcaactaggattcgaacttgggtatAGGATGCTAATCATCAAGTTCTTTACCACTTActctaggaacagtcggtaaaacattattattattattattatttataatattattattatttacaataATGTCGGGTGATATTGCGGTCCACCCctgcattatttttttgagtttgGGAGAGAACTACGGGGAGATGAAGGCGCGTGCGTGGCTCACTCGTTCATGCTCCTCAAAGGATCCAGCTCAAACCCTTCATAATTGGGACATGTGGGTTTCTTTTAACTCCCATTTCCAGAGTGTCTCACTAGTGAACACTCCCAGAAGCCTCGTCCTCTACTCCTCGAACAAATAAATACcctaataaaaagaataaaataatgcaTGCCCACTAAGAACGTTGGTCCAGATGAAGTGCAACTCCCTTGAAACTAGTAGCACGGATGCAGCATTTAACCCCGATTATTATAGTACACCTCGTTAATtactactaaaaattattttattctgtTTACAAGTTGTTAATTAGAGTTTGAGGCTAAGTTGCCATGCATGTGTTTTAAATATAACCATATACATTTCAAATTAAACAGTGGCAACAACCGAAAAGAACGAAaagaatatttaattttgtgaGATGCATCGCATCCTTTGTCACCTTCCCTTGTCAATACCACTGttgcaaaacaaaaattaatttttttttttagagataggtagcacgctatccactCCGTTTAtgtcatttagaaataaacttagctagaaatgtgaattaactaggattcgaacttggatctcgggtaccaatcaccaagccctttgtcacttgctataggaacggtcggtaaaacaaacaaaaattaattaatcatgataTTCGTCGACAATAAGAAAGGTTTCGATAAGAGGAAtgtgataattttatttttttcttttctttgtcaaCCATTTTCACaactattatatatacacacacagaGAAACTGATAGTAGATgaatagtatttattatttagtttctAATCTTTACATTCACAATAGTACTACTATGCGCAATATCCTAggttttctctccctctctctatataaaccACTCAGGCTCCAACCTCTACAGAGAAACCAATAATTATATTATCAACTTAACAACAACATCAAAATGGAGCTCACGCTACTCCGCTCAACTCTACCGGCCACTCTCATCATCCTACTGCTTTTCTCCGCTGCGCGGCGAAGCGCGGCGAGACACCGCCCCGGCTTCGCCGCACCGCAGCAGGCCCGGGACGCGGTCTCCGCGAGCCTCGGCGCGGCGCGCGGCGCGCTGGCGCTGGTCGCGGCCTCGTCGGGGGACGGCCCCCGCGCGCCGGCCCCGGCGCCGCCCGAGGCCGCAGCGCTGGGCGACTGCGCGGTCGCCCTGGGCGACGCGGTCGCGCAGCTGCAGCGGTCCCTGGACGCGCTGGGGAAGCTGCCGCGCGCGCGGCCGTGGGCGGAGGTGGACGACGCGGAAACGTGGGTGAGCGCTGCGCTCACGGACGAGAACATGTGCGCGCAGGGGTTCGCGGCAGTGGAGGGGGAAGGGGAGGTGAAGAGCGCGGTGGCGCGGGGTGTCGCCGACGCGGCGGAGCGCACCAGCAACGCGCTCGCGCTCATCAACGGGCTCAGAACCACCGCACCCTGAGGaatatttagatatatatatagagagagagagagagagagagagagagagagagagagagagcgcgtgAGAGTagttttactatatttttatatttttgtaagtGTAGACttttttgtattcataagttttactatatttttaaaatgataatGGTCAACTAGTATTGAGTAGGtgtttgattgaatagtataatttaacttatataaatgaacaaaaaaaataaatttacggtcgaaaatttataagtacaaaaagaactatacttataagagtataataaccaaactctctttctctctcttgctctctctctctctctctctatatatatatatatgtgtgtgtgtgtgtgtgttaaaaTGTTAATTAGTTTATGTGAGATCATAGAATCAGTTTGTAGAATTTTGTTTTGGTGATGCTGTGAAAGTGCATTAAAATCTGCAAATTAATAAACATCTTTTGAGTTGTTAGTATTGTTGTAGcacaaaaaaaagtatagaggGGAAAAAGGAATCTGTTTTTGTGTAAAAGCTTTAAGATGTTGGAAAAttgctaaatataaataataaaatattaaaattttgaagtaatcCGTTTTTTCTCACATAGTATCCGAGTTTCCTTTCAATTAATCCAAAGCCCAGATGCGAGTGTTTACTTCAAAACCTGTCATTTCTTCTTATGATATTTTTAGGCCTTTTTTGTGTGTACCGTGTACCTATGTGTTTCATACATTTAAATTTCACATAATTAGtggttaaaattttagagaaacatattgatatttatattccgttaaaaaagaagaagaagatggaggtaaattaatttctaaattttgttttttttttgtacccaAGTTAACTTTATGGATGTAAAACAAGTTGTTGCTTTTAATTACATGGCATTtgaattctataaaaattataaaaaaagtaattttaaccaaataatattttaaaagttttaacaaGTAAAGGAGGTGGGCCGCAAAGTAGTGGCCTTGGGCCCAAAGTGGTCATAGAATGGGACGTGGTCCCTTTACGATCCATTAAGActtctatataataataacagATAATTACCTACATTCCTTTAAAATAGTTGAATNttattataatatttaaatataatttactataaattttattataatatttaaatataaataatatgtattaatatagtacaattaataattttataataaaaataatgtattataatatataacatattatatttatataatttagttttaatttaatttataattttaattaagtttgaaattaagcattggaatagtgctattccaccaaaatggtggaatagcaaattccttgctatcccgggataaccgggaatagcaaggtttgaccgggataaaatatcccggccaatTTTCATCCCGTTTGGCAGAATAGTGAGGATAACtctcgttatccccgcttatccctcCAACCAAACGGAGCCTTTGAGTTTGGGAGAGAACTACGGGGAGATGAAGGCGCGTGCGTGGCTCACTCGTTCATGCTCCTCAAAGGATCCAGCTCAAACCCTTCATAATTGGGACATGTGGGTTTCTTTTAACTCCCATTTCCAGAGTCTCTCACTAGTGAACACTCCCAGAAGCCTCGTCCTCTACTCCTCGAACAAATAAATACcctaataaaaagaataaaataatgcaTGCCCACTAAGAACGTTGGTCCAGATGAAGTGCAACTCCCTTGAAACTAGTAGCACGGATGCAGCATTTAACCCCGATTATTATAGTACACCTCGTTAATTactactaaaaattattatattttactctGTTTACAAATTACAAGTTGTTAATTAGAGTTTGAGGCTAAGTTGCCATGCATGTGTTTTAAATATAACCATATACATTTCAAAACAGTGGCAGCAACcgaaaagaacgaaaaaaatacttaattttgTGAGATGCATCTCAATGAGACGCATCATTTGTCACCTTCCTATGTCAATAACACtgttgaaaaacaaaaattaattaatcatgataTTCGTCGACATTAAGAAAGGTTTCGATAAGAGGAAtgtgataattttatttttcccttttcttcgtcAACCATTTTCacaactattatatatatacacacacaggAAGAATTCAACTATAATAGTAGTGATAGCATATGAGTAATATTTATTATCAACTTTCTAATCTTTACATTCAAAATAGTACTACTATCAATATACAGCAATATCCTAGGTTTTCTCtacctctctctatatataccacTCAGGCTCCAACCTCTGCAGAGAAACCAATAATTATATTATCAACTTAACAACAACATCAAAATGGAGCTCACACTACTCCGCTCAACTCTACCGACCACTCTCATCATCCTACTGCTTTTCTCCGCTGCGCGGCGAAGCGCGGCGAGACACCGCGCCATCGACCGCCCCGGCTTCGCCGCACCGCAGCAGGCCCGGGACGCGGTCTCCGCGAGCCTGGGCGCGGCGCGCGGCGCGCTGGCGCTGGTCGCGCGCTCGTCGGGGGATGGCCCCCGCGCGCCGGCGCCGCCCGAGGCCGCCGCGCTGGGCGACTGCGCGGTCGCGCTGGGCGACGCGGTCGCGCAGCTGCAGCGGTCCCTGGACGCGCTGGGGAAGCTGCCGCGCGCGCGGCCGTGGGCGGAGGTGGACGACGCGGAAACGTGGGTGAGCGCCGCGCTCACGGACGAGAACATGTGCGCGCAGGGGTTCGCGGCGGTGGAGGGGGAAGGGGAGGTGAAGAGCGCGGTGGCGCGGGGCGTCGCCGACGCGGCGGAGCGCACCAGCAACGCGCTCGCGCTCATCAACGGGCTCAGAACCACCGCACCCTGAGGAATAtttagacatatatatatagagagagagagagagagagagagagtgagagtagttttactatatttttatatttttgttagtGTAgactttttttgtatttataagtttttgattgttagatgaagagatgtgcggttaaaaTGATAATGGTCAACTAGTATTGAGTAGGtgtttgattgaatagtataatttaactgatataaataaacaaaaaagataaatttacgGTCAAAAATTCataagtacaaaaaaatctatactcataagagtataataaccAAACTCTCTAAAAGCTTTAAGATGTTGGTAAAAttgctaaatataaatatttctcaaaaaaaaaaaatgctaaatataaataataaaatattaaaatttagaagtaaTCCGTTTTTCTCACATAGTATCCGAGTTTCCTTTCAATTAATCCAAAACCCAGATGCGAGTGTTTACTTCAAAACCTGTCATTTCTTCTTATGATATTTTTAGGCCTTTTTTGTGTGTACGGTGTACCTATGNttttatagaatgtgatcgtgtatgttaatttaataagttttaattaattataattattaaatttgataaaaaaatgagagaatcgtttaaattttaaagtttgatttacatattaaaattaaataaattaaaaattttaaatgtgtcgattaataagttgaagaatattatatatatctacttatttatttataaatagtaaatttaaatgattaataaacttatacaattattttatgtttagtgaaggtaatctcaccactctatctgaaaaggtgacaaaattcacaaatacacctatcagcttcatattaccaaacagaagaaatgtaactgcagcagttgcaactgtgtaaaaccaaacagactaggtgtagttataactgcaaCATTTGTAACTATATGTATTTCtaactacactgtttctgcaactacatccaaccaaacagcccctcaaTGCTAAACCTTTTTATTATTTGGGTTATGGGCCGAAACGTCTCCGGCCCAAAATATGGAAGTTTAAATGAGGGGTTGTGATCCGAtacgacccgacccgacccgatccACCGGTGCGAAAAGTCGTCGTCGAATCCCATCGAACGATGAATGAAATTATGCGGTCAAGGTAGACGGTAATGTAATACACTCCTCGACTGTTACTAATACCAATTCCGATTGGCTAATCctgactaaattataaatttttaaaaaatcaaatatttaataatcaGACCAGCGAAAAAGAAgagctggaaaaaaaaaaaggaggaaaaagaaaaaaaaaaaaaagaagaaggaaaaacgAAACAAAAAACGAGAGAAAGATCTCCTCCGCGATTCCTCCAATCCCGATTCGTAGGAACGAACTCCTCtggggtcgtcgtcgtcgtcgtcgtctcggAGCCGACGAGGTGTTCGATCGGTTCCTCTccgttttctagggtttgggatcGCGCGTGGGAGGCGATTGGAGGCGGATCtcgggggcggcggcgccggatCTGGGGGCGGGGGTGGGGCTTCGTGGATCGATCGCGTCGGAGCGCGGCGGTGGTGAGCGGATCCGCCGCGGAGGGGCGGGGCGGAGGCGGCGATGGCGATCTCGGGGATGCGGGGGCTCTCCGTGTTCATCAGCGACGTGCGAAATTGCCAGAACAAGGAGCAGGAGCGGATCCGGGTCGACAAGGAGCTCGGTCATATAC
This genomic interval from Ananas comosus cultivar F153 linkage group 8, ASM154086v1, whole genome shotgun sequence contains the following:
- the LOC109714050 gene encoding 21 kDa protein-like, which codes for MELTLLRSTLPTTLIILLLFSAARRSAARHRAIDRPGFAAPQQARDAVSASLGAARGALALVARSSGDGPRAPAPPEAAALGDCAVALGDAVAQLQRSLDALGKLPRARPWAEVDDAETWVSAALTDENMCAQGFAAVEGEGEVKSAVARGVADAAERTSNALALINGLRTTAP
- the LOC109714049 gene encoding 21 kDa protein-like; protein product: MELTLLRSTLPATLIILLLFSAARRSAARHRPGFAAPQQARDAVSASLGAARGALALVAASSGDGPRAPAPAPPEAAALGDCAVALGDAVAQLQRSLDALGKLPRARPWAEVDDAETWVSAALTDENMCAQGFAAVEGEGEVKSAVARGVADAAERTSNALALINGLRTTAP